One stretch of Hypanus sabinus isolate sHypSab1 chromosome 29, sHypSab1.hap1, whole genome shotgun sequence DNA includes these proteins:
- the cldni gene encoding claudin i, producing MPPPPPAAFQVVVLLLGLLGELGVLACCGLPLWRRTLSSGRGLLPRQRLVEGLWISCVLPSPGKATCRQMWMAHGGEIPLDVYASRLLTLVSLLLGLLGLSLHCLGSGCLRWGPAPIHRPRLLAVTAFLHLVAALAMLLAVSWPAFLLATDYQHPLLFEQLEVSIGPCIFLGWTAGGLLLLAGMLLGCWSCRAGGSAAGASGHAGGKGGKWSDDGGSNFL from the coding sequence ATGCCGCCCCCACCGCCGGCCGCTTTCCAGGTGGTGGTTCTGCTGCTGGGCCTGTTGGGCGAGCTGGGGGTGCTGGCCTGCTGCGGCCTGCCATTGTGGCGGCGCACCTTGTCCTCAGGCCGGGGCCTGCTGCCGCGTCAGCGGCTGGTGGAGGGGCTCTGGATCAGCTGCGTGCTGCCAAGCCCCGGCAAGGCCACCTGCCGCCAGATGTGGATGGCGCACGGCGGCGAAATCCCGCTCGACGTCTACGCCTCCCGCTTGCTCACCCTGGTCAGCCTGCTGCTCGGCCTGCTCGGCTTGAGCCTGCACTGCCTGGGCTCGGGCTGCCTCCGCTGGGGCCCGGCGCCCATTCACCGGCCTCGGCTGCTGGCCGTGACCGCCTTCCTCCACCTGGTGGCTGCCCTGGCCATGCTGCTGGCCGTCTCCTGGCCCGCCTTCCTGCTGGCCACCGACTACCAGCACCCGCTGCTCTTCGAGCAGTTGGAGGTGTCGATCGGGCCCTGCATCTTTCTGGGCTGGACGGCCGGCGGCCTGCTGCTGCTGGCCGGGATGCTGCTTGGCTGCTGGAGCTGCCGGGCCGGCGGGTCGGCCGCGGGAGCGAGCGGGCATGCGGGGGGGAAGGGAGGCAAGTGGAGTGACGACGGGGGCAGTAACTTCCTctga